From a region of the Sporosarcina ureilytica genome:
- a CDS encoding DMSO/selenate family reductase complex B subunit — protein sequence MTQIGFFIDVTKCIGCKTCVVACKDKNNLEVGRNFRRVYSFEEGVFPNPSLSHVSLSCNHCDVPTCIPNCPTTAIFKRAEDGAVLIDHDKCVGCRYCEWNCPYEAPQFNEQLGKMTKCDTCFDLRDAGEEPVCVTSCPLRAIEFGPITELRKKYGTVSEIKGMPSASITQPNLVMKIK from the coding sequence ATGACTCAAATAGGTTTTTTTATAGACGTAACAAAATGTATAGGTTGTAAAACATGCGTCGTCGCTTGTAAAGATAAAAATAATTTAGAAGTAGGTAGGAATTTCCGCAGAGTTTATTCTTTTGAAGAAGGAGTGTTCCCCAATCCATCACTGAGCCATGTATCTCTTTCATGTAATCATTGTGATGTGCCTACGTGTATCCCAAATTGTCCGACGACGGCGATTTTTAAGCGGGCCGAAGATGGTGCAGTTTTAATTGATCATGACAAGTGTGTTGGCTGCAGATATTGTGAGTGGAATTGTCCTTATGAGGCTCCGCAATTTAATGAACAGTTAGGGAAGATGACAAAGTGTGATACGTGCTTCGACTTACGCGATGCGGGTGAAGAGCCGGTCTGTGTAACATCATGTCCGCTGAGAGCAATTGAGTTTGGACCTATCACAGAATTAAGAAAAAAGTACGGTACGGTGAGTGAGATTAAAGGAATGCCAAGTGCGTCCATCACACAACCAAACCTCGTGATGAAAATAAAATAA
- a CDS encoding dimethyl sulfoxide reductase anchor subunit family protein codes for MDEWALFIFTLAVQASIGGMVVLYLFNLISSKLTEDEAYHLFRMPLIVISVLSLLGLVASFTHLGAPINAFNTIRNIGSSWMSREIVLTGAFIGLTCLTAGLTIVQKKVTPWLMLVTAIVGLVDVYAMGALYATTLVSGWNSINTYTSFFGTTLILGAVLAVSLVAPKLSNGTGGINAKDLIRSAFAVAIFGFAIQVVGSAMFFTAGHEVTMISAVSATTILANYKGMIAFGWIASIIGMFLFGYLAVSKSRKTFVSLTFASLAIFIIAQGLSRYVFYVMPG; via the coding sequence ATGGATGAATGGGCATTATTCATATTTACATTAGCTGTACAAGCATCGATTGGCGGTATGGTTGTGTTGTATCTATTCAACCTAATAAGTTCCAAGCTAACAGAAGACGAGGCCTATCATTTATTTAGAATGCCTTTAATCGTTATTTCCGTCCTTTCGTTATTAGGGTTAGTTGCATCGTTCACTCATTTAGGCGCACCGATAAATGCGTTCAATACGATACGAAATATCGGCTCTTCATGGATGAGTAGAGAAATCGTATTAACGGGTGCATTTATTGGGTTAACTTGTTTAACGGCTGGTTTAACGATTGTGCAGAAAAAAGTGACGCCTTGGCTTATGCTTGTGACCGCGATTGTAGGCTTAGTAGATGTGTACGCCATGGGGGCACTTTATGCAACTACTTTAGTGAGCGGTTGGAATTCGATTAATACGTATACGTCCTTTTTTGGAACCACATTAATTTTAGGGGCAGTATTGGCTGTTTCTTTAGTAGCGCCTAAACTTTCAAATGGGACAGGTGGCATAAATGCGAAAGATCTTATAAGAAGTGCATTTGCTGTTGCGATATTCGGGTTTGCGATTCAAGTAGTAGGTTCCGCCATGTTCTTTACAGCCGGCCATGAGGTAACAATGATTAGTGCGGTATCAGCCACAACGATTTTAGCAAACTATAAAGGAATGATTGCTTTTGGTTGGATTGCTTCTATTATCGGTATGTTTTTATTCGGTTATTTGGCAGTTTCTAAGTCGAGAAAGACATTTGTCAGTTTAACATTTGCTTCATTGGCAATATTTATCATCGCGCAAGGGTTAAGTCGCTATGTGTTTTATGTCATGCCGGGTTAA
- a CDS encoding 4Fe-4S dicluster domain-containing protein: MSLLQHWLESLDYDYQILPTCTHVQSPRSSCRECIDHCPEQAIFFKDGKPFIDTVKCTQCSHCIVACPVQAVEGFLPKRTVENNRLIVSNKDVISLKELLVYYQKQVTTIVFKDEDASAEWQEMIKSANESLCELGEAAFTIQFDKAVEETEQTMTRKELFSFWKKDVKNIAKEMAPAKWRFNQESLNLIKYYPDHQFIDFSLNTSACTLCKACEILCPKACIHLTDTHFTVAPEQCSNCSLCEDICPEQAISITSKISPVTQVNYWIRENACVSCEENFKTLDEDEHMCHACRKKKEFLFMQ; this comes from the coding sequence ATGAGTTTATTACAACATTGGTTGGAAAGTTTGGATTATGACTATCAAATTTTACCAACTTGTACGCATGTTCAAAGCCCCCGTTCTAGTTGTCGGGAATGTATCGACCATTGTCCTGAACAAGCGATCTTTTTTAAGGACGGAAAACCATTCATTGATACGGTGAAATGTACGCAATGCAGTCATTGTATCGTCGCTTGTCCGGTACAAGCCGTTGAAGGGTTTCTTCCCAAACGGACGGTTGAGAATAACCGGTTAATCGTATCCAATAAGGACGTTATCTCCTTGAAAGAATTACTCGTTTATTATCAAAAACAAGTAACTACCATTGTTTTTAAAGACGAGGATGCTTCAGCTGAATGGCAAGAAATGATAAAAAGTGCGAATGAATCGTTATGTGAACTTGGGGAAGCTGCTTTTACGATTCAATTTGATAAAGCGGTGGAAGAAACTGAACAAACGATGACGCGAAAAGAGTTGTTTTCGTTTTGGAAAAAAGATGTGAAAAACATTGCAAAAGAAATGGCCCCTGCGAAATGGCGTTTCAATCAAGAAAGTCTCAATTTAATTAAGTACTATCCTGACCATCAGTTTATTGACTTTTCTTTAAATACAAGTGCATGTACGTTATGTAAAGCGTGTGAAATTTTATGCCCCAAAGCATGCATTCATCTGACTGACACACATTTTACTGTTGCGCCTGAACAATGTTCAAATTGTTCACTTTGTGAAGATATTTGTCCGGAACAAGCAATATCAATTACAAGTAAAATTTCACCTGTTACGCAAGTGAATTATTGGATTCGGGAAAACGCATGTGTTAGTTGTGAGGAGAATTTTAAAACATTAGATGAAGATGAACATATGTGTCACGCTTGTCGAAAGAAAAAAGAGTTTTTGTTTATGCAATAG
- the tatA gene encoding twin-arginine translocase TatA/TatE family subunit has translation MNLAGIGVPGLIIILVIVLILFGPKKLPEIGSAVGKTLSEFKKSAKDVISDDEETPKATKEKGQ, from the coding sequence ATGAATTTAGCAGGCATCGGTGTACCGGGTTTAATTATTATTCTTGTAATCGTATTGATTTTATTTGGTCCAAAGAAATTGCCGGAGATTGGATCGGCCGTTGGAAAGACGCTTTCAGAGTTTAAGAAATCAGCCAAGGATGTTATCAGTGATGATGAAGAAACACCAAAAGCAACGAAGGAAAAGGGTCAATAA